A DNA window from Hydra vulgaris chromosome 13, alternate assembly HydraT2T_AEP contains the following coding sequences:
- the LOC105843949 gene encoding galactose-3-O-sulfotransferase 4 isoform X2: protein MEGVYLEKETNLRSCKRICLQWSRPFLKRQHLWILLVTIVVWKTLVVTIGFDTFFYSNPRERSLCRPVNNVIFIKTHKTGSTTVANVLYRYSKSNNLKVVLPKCAHRFCWPFKFKQNAIYQHKENDTYNMMFHHAVFHKQNILEIVDKRRTKFVTILREPYSQLESAAQSFNFKHCYKLNGKLPILDQLFSFSDIDLEKYIKSQEYDPYGAFSLTKNPNAFDMGFDPWNETTEYIEAVLKSIEKDFHLVMITEYMEESLVLLKNELCWNLKDVAFFIHNARLTKDVSSNNIEKTKTRVLNWNKMDVAIYDYFNKTLWKKIENSGLSFQQDLEKLKKMNFLLKYECANQPKSKSEKAVSILKTKFDIVENITEFCLDLQIQELDYTSILKQSKH, encoded by the exons atggaaGGTGTCTATCTCGAAAAAGAAACCAACCTCCGATCATGTAAACGCATTTGTCTGCAATGGAGTCGGCCATTTTTAAAACGTCAACATCTTtg GATTTTACTTGTAACCATTGTAGTTTGGAAAACTCTCGTAGTTACTATTGgttttgatacatttttttattcaaatccacg ggAGAGATCTCTGTGTAGACCAGTGAATAAcgtaatctttattaaaacacatAAAACGGGTTCAACAACAGTAGCAAATGTACTGTATAGatattcaaaatcaaataatttaaaagtggTTTTACCAAAGTGCGCTCACAGATTTTGTTGGCCATTTAAGTTTAAGCAAAATGCTATTTACCAACATAAAGAAAACGATACTTACAACATGATGTTTCATCATGCAGTTTTTCATAagcaaaacattttagaaattgtaGACAAACGGCGAACAAAATTCGTAACAATTTTGAGGGAACCGTACTCGCAGCTTGAATCAGCAGCGCAATCATTTAACTTTAAGCATTGCTAcaaattaaatggaaaattacCTATTCTTGATCAACTTTTCAGCTTTTCAGACATTGATttggaaaaatatataaaatctcagGAATACGACCCATATGGtgctttttctttaactaaaaatcCAAACGCATTCGACATGGGGTTTGATCCTTGGAACGAAACTACCGAGTATATTGAAGCAGTTTTGAAATCAATTGAAAAAGACTTTCATTTAGTAATGATAACAGAATATATGGAGGAGTCgttagttttgttaaaaaacgaaCTCTGTTGGAATTTGAAAGATGTcgcattttttattcataacgCAAGGTTGACCAAAGATGTCAGTtcaaacaatattgaaaaaacaaaaacacgtGTTTTAAATTGGAATAAAATGGATGTTgcaatttatgattattttaacaaaacactttggaaaaaaatagaaaacagcGGTCTCAGTTTTCAACAAGatcttgaaaaacttaaaaaaatgaactttttacttaaatacGAATGTGCAAATCAACCAAAAAGTAAAAGTGAAAAAGCTGTGTCCatattaaaaactaagtttGATATAGTGGAAAATATAACAGAGTTTTGTTTAGACTTACAAATTCAAGAGTTGGACTatacaagtattttaaaacaatcaaaacattaa